In one Lolium rigidum isolate FL_2022 chromosome 3, APGP_CSIRO_Lrig_0.1, whole genome shotgun sequence genomic region, the following are encoded:
- the LOC124698484 gene encoding uncharacterized protein LOC124698484 has product MDVEDFLSAPCTETIEANDMEKAMVSLTKATRSFLTDQQRGSTISSLHLKLYLINTFLCELGLLVGDAIESGFLKDLDLTILDATDPLDCSVEDMLQRVEEIDGFFCAYPSVLHCLTRLSLDNLGFIKVDMHHILFDCCKQLKYLSLCQCDTGLGSWFKIDAPDSKLIVLELTKCRFERLEVVCLPKLEKLSWDTWVSRSVPLAFGFVPSLGQLELSCGAICDQREFKLSELLHGTTSIHTLTLDFQGEKLWMQPEMGQLRTAFKKLRKLYVRGIFVEFDILWITAFLVAAPSIEMLHVEVWEHPCDVDDEIRQQAFFDRKAPQWKMDFDGSKNWLLKQLEFIGFRSLEHQFTFIRSMLERSPNLHSIILKGDEQCDSCDALGIPSKFPKKNDQEMVVSRIREGMFLPQIIFNERGVW; this is encoded by the exons ATGGATGTCGAGGATTTCCTATCTGCTCCATGCACTGAAACTATTGAGGCAAATGATATGGAGAAAGCTATGGTGTCTTTGACCAAAGCAACCAGGAGTTTCTTGACTGATCAGCAGAGAGGATCCACTATCTCAAGTCTGCACCTTAAGCTCTACTTGATCAACACTTTCTTGTGTGAACTTGGCCTACTGGTAGGTGATGCAATTGAAAGCGGTTTCTTGAAAGATTTGGATCTCACTATTCTTGATGCGACAGATCCTCTTGACTGTAGTGTGGAGGATATGCTACAGCGAGTCGAAGAAATAGATGGTTTTTTCTGTGCCTACCCTAGTGTTCTCCATTGCCTCACAAGACTCTCTCTAGACAATTTAGGCTTCATCAAAGTGGATATGCATCACATCCTGTTTGACTGCTGCAAGCAACTGAAGTATCTAAGCCTCTGTCAGTGTGATACTGGTCTTGGATCTTGGTTTAAGATTGATGCACCAGACTCAAAACTCATTGTTCTAGAACTCACCAAGTGTCGTTTTGAGAGACTTGAGGTGGTCTGCCTTCCGAAGTTGGAGAAGCTCAGTTGGGATACTTGGGTATCTCGGTCTGTCCCCTTAGCTTTCGGTTTTGTCCCGTCTCTTGGGCAACTAGAACTCTCATGTGGTGCGATATGTGACCAACGTGAATTTAAATTAAGTGAGCTACTGCACGGAACCACAAGCATACATACTCTCACATTGGATTTCCAAGGAGAAAAG CTTTGGATGCAACCTGAAATGGGCCAACTCCGCACTGCTTTCAAGAAGCTAAGGAAGCTGTATGTGCGCGGTATCTTTGTTGAATTTGACATTTTGTGGATAACGGCCTTTCTTGTGGCGGCACCATCTATCGAGATGTTACATGTTGAG GTATGGGAACATCCATGTGATGTGGACGACGAGATCAGACAGCAGGCCTTCTTTGACAGAAAGGCTCCTCAGTGGAAGATGGATTTCGATGGCTCCAAAAACTGGCTTTTGAAACAGCTGGAATTCATTGGCTTTAGGTCACTAGAACATCAGTTTACATTTATAAGATCCATGCTGGAGAGATCTCCCAATCTACACAGTATAATTTTGAAAGGAGATGAGCAATGTGACTCCTGTGACGCCCTTGGTATACCATCAAAGTTCCCAAAGAAAAATGACCAAGAAATGGTCGTTAGCCGAATTAGAGAGGGCATGTTCCTGCCACAAATAATTTTTAATGAAAGGGGTGTTTGGTGA